The Gossypium arboreum isolate Shixiya-1 chromosome 4, ASM2569848v2, whole genome shotgun sequence DNA segment TCTAATCTAAGACATAtgtatgaataaaatatttacaaatataaTATCACTTTAGCTTTTTCGTATCCCACTAAATTGAAAATCTCTCATTTTAACTTTGGACAGAAAAAGAAGATAAACTTCTATACCGAACAACACGTTAAAAATCCCAAAATTTAGTAAATTTAAGAAGATAGAGCTAACCCTAGACCCTAAATGTTGAGCTAAGCATATACGTGAGAAGATTAAAAGAGTGATGTTACATTGGATTACATTTGGTTAGAAGTTAATAAGGAGAGGTAGATAGAGACAGCCCaagacataaaataaaaaataaaaaataaaaaaaataaagtctAAAGAGAAACCAATCGTATTTATACATATATCCGCACGCCCACCTCCAACAAACTACACTGTTGCCTTTTTAactccttttcatttaattaatattaataaataaaaagaagcCACGTCATCATCACCTATCACCATTTTATGCAACTACCTCCGGCCGTCCCCAAATCCACCCTCACCCTCCCTTAGCTGTTTCTCACTGTAGATGTGGCCCGCTTcccttcattttttatttttaatttatttaatttaattaaaataaaaaaaaaaactcttctttctctctctctttctctctattTCCTCTTGGTTTCCTCTTATTACATATATAATCTCATTTTCTTTCACAAATCTGAACTTTTCGTCTctccattttcttcttcttcttcttcttcttctacaaACAGGAATTATAGATAGAGAAAAAGGATGCCAGGTTGGTGGGGTAAAAAGTCCAGTAAGAACAAGGAAGACAGTCCTCGGAATCAAACTCCTCGTGGTACCTCCGTCGGATTCCTCAAGTTTTCACCTACTAAAACCGACTCCACCACCGCCGCCGCTTCTGGAAAAAAGAAAGCACCTGCTGCAACAACCGATGACAAGAACAATAACTACCCAAAGGGTTGCGATGATGGAGGAGGACTTGTTTTCAGCACGCGTAGTTCGCCACGCGTGAGCAGGGATTTTGGCGTCGGCGGCGGCGCTGTTGTTTCCGGTAGTGGTTCTTCCGGGTTTTCGGGTTTCGATTCGGATTCAGGGGAAAAAAGAGGGATCCCTTTGCCTACACCATCTGTCTCCTCGCTGCAAAGTGATCATGTTGTGGGTTTGGGATCTGGGTCGCCTTCGGTTTGTAGTTTTAGCTCTTCTGGTTCCTCCGAAGATAATCAGATTCCAAATGATCCCGTTCAATTCATTGCCTACAGGTGGCTTTTTTCCCCTTTCTTAACATAATTTGGATTCAgaatttaagaaattttcatttattattattctgAATTAATGGGAGCAGTCGCCATGTTTTTTTGTTTTTCGGGTAGAAAGCAGTCATtgattaattattaaaaaaaaaaaaactcttttttctctttctttggtGTCAGTTTGATTGCTTCTAtttccccttttatttttttttcataattttatcagAATATCCCTTTGGGTCTGCCATCTGCTAATTTTTTTTCAGCTTTTGGAACAGAAATTCTCTCTCTATTTTTTCTGTCAGAGTTTGTTTACTTTGGGTATGGGTTCTCTTTTCCCTTTATTTCGGTTAGAATTAGAATACAGGATttatattttctcaaaatttggTGTTCAAACCTCccaaattttgtttttgtttactAAATTTAGGACTACTCTACTTTTTCCCCCAAAGGGCCAAACTTCTTTTGTTTTGGCATTATAACTCTTATCTTCTGTAAATTATTAACTACTTTGTTTCCAAATTGAAGGTAATTCTTGATTGATATAGTGTTGGATTCTAACATCTATAAGCAATATATATCATAACTCTATAATGAGCCAAAAGATAAGAATTGTGATATGCTATTTAGCTCTGCAGACAGAGGTTAAGAGTTTCTGTAATTAACTAAAATACAGGTCATATAATGACatgagaggccaaggtgaaaataGAAGCAACGTGAGGTCTAGAAGCCCTGGTCCGAGGTCGAGAGGTCCAACCAGCCCAACATCACCGCTTCATCATCGATTATCTGGAGTGAGTCTCGAGTCTCCAACAGGGAAGAAGGAAGATGGGAAGTCTATGTGTCATAAGTTGCCTCTTCCACCAGGTTCCCCTACTAGTCCTTCTGCCTTGCCTAACACAAGAACTAGTGGAGTGAGTGAAAACACACCTTGCACTCTATCAAAATGGCGTAAAGGGAGACTCTTAGGGAGGGGAACTTTTGGACATGTTTATCTTGGATTTAATAGGTAGGACTTGCTTTTTGGATAAATAAATTATCATACACTGCAAAAGTCATAAATGCTTAAAGAATTGATATTTATTAGTGAACGTAAATAGTTGTTGTCATGCTTTCTGCTAATATGCAACATAACTAAGATATTTATCAAGCATTATGACTTGAGATTCAAAATATTTAGATTTTGTTTATAGTTTATGCTTCTCTAACTATTGTGTATCAATGTTTGTCAGTGAAAGTGGGCAGATGTGTGCTATAAAAGAAGTCAGGTTCGTTTCTGATGACCAGACATCAAAAGAATGCCTCAAACAACTGAACCAGGTAATAATTTTGTCTAGTTCTTTCTGAATACAACATTATTCAAACCTTCCATATCCTTTTACCGGTTGATattgaaaccattttcaaattgcTGCATTGGAGTGTCTGGTTTTTCTAATACTTTTTAATATAAACAGGAGATAAATTTGTTGAATCAGCTATCTCATCCAAACATCGTCCGATACTACGGAAGTGAACTGGTATAGTTTTAAATACTGCTAACATGCAAATGATTCACTTGCATTATGGAAGAAATGGGAAGGAAGAATGATCATCCTTCTCCTGTACCAGTTAAATAGACCTTGCTTCTTCGTAAAATCTAATTGCTATTTTCCAGGGTGAAGAAACACTCTCTGTTTACTTGGAATATGTCTCTGGTGGTTCAATCCACAAATTGCTTCAAGAATATGGTGCCTTCAAGGAACCTGTTATCCAAAACTATACAAGACAAATTCTTTCTGGGCTTGCTTACTTACATGGAAGAAATACGGTGCATAGGTACTTGGATGTAGTTTTAGTTATTGATGCTCATCTGTCTGTTATAGGGAGGCTCAAGCTGTATattaattcttatgttttaaagCCGTGGGTTTCTTATTGCAGAGACATAAAAGGGGCAAACATACTAGTGGATCCTACTGGTGAAATCAAGTTGGCAGACTTTGGCATGGCAAAACATGTATGTTACCAAATATCATCTTGGAATTGAAGGGCTTTGTCCTACATACTGAAGCTTCATTATCCTTCAAAATTAGTCGTGGCTAAGATGTTAATTATCTTTCAAATGATGTTGATGGGATGCTGATTTTGTTTAAAGAAATCATTTTTTTACTATAGAAAAGTTTGTCCTTTAGACCATCCTTTAAACCCCTTTTCAAATTAGTTGatgttttcttctttcttcttttctgTCTACGGAACTGATTGTAGTCTTTAGGCAGAAGATCTAAAGCTTTGATGTAAATTTAACATAATAGATACCTTTGAATCAAAACTGAAAATGGCTAgggaattaaaaaaagaaaaactcttttttttttttttttttccttttcctgtCTGGAGGCTGAAAATTAAGATTGATAAATCTAGCTTGGATATCTTCAAATGAAAACTGAAAATGTCAGTGTTCTTTTTTCCCAGCTTtctatcatcttttttttcttcagTTAATGATTGAGATAGGCCACTTATTTAATTTCCTTCTGTACCAGATATCAGCTTGTGGTACAATGCTTTCGTTCAAGGGAAGTCCTTATTGGATGGCACCAGAGGTATCACCTTTCCTTTGTCTTAATATATTAATCACTGAACCACTCCCTTTTTCTCTTTTTGGAAACTTTTTGACTGCTATTTTAGTGCTAATTATTCTTCCCACTCGTGTATTTTCTGATCTCAGGTTGTAATGAATACAAATGGCTACAACCTTGCAGTGGACATCTGGAGCTTGGGCTGTACTATACTTGAAATGGCAACATCAAAACCACCATGGAGTCAGTATGAAGGGGTACGACATATTAATTCCAAACAATTTTTCAGATAATGTATTTTTCTGGCTATCTTTGAGTTGAGGAGAACTTTTTATATTTCTGGACTCAACAGGTGGCTGCAATATTTAAGATTGGAAACAGCAAAGATGTTCCGGAGATTCCTGATCGCCTTTCTAATGAAGCAAAAAGTTTCATTAGGCTTTGCTTGCAACGAGACCCATCAGCACGTCCTACAGCCTTTCAACTGCTAGATCACCCTTTCATTCGTGACCAAGCAACTACAAGAGTTGCTAACATCAGCATCACCAAGGATGCTTTTCCTTACACATTTGATGGAAGCCGCACTCCGGTATGTAATCTTAAGATGCTTGTTTCCTATTCCTTTTGTTCCCTTATGATTTTTTTTACCACTTACTACATAGACTTTCACTTTTATACATGTGAGGAAGACCTCACCAGCGCATTCTGAACTGATTAATTAGAATATGCTTGTTGTAACAACTTCAGCTTCTTGGTTTTAATATACAAGCATGTTTTTTGGACATGGATGCTACACATATAGAAACCTACTTCTGTGGTTAAACCCACTTTTAGAAGATGAAATGACTGTTGCGCTCACATTCTGAACTTTTATTGTTTtatgctttttttttcttctttacatTTGAATTCAACAAATAGTAGCACTTTTCATAGCAACACTTAATCCGGATAATTTAGACATTTCTAAACCATATCTTGTATATCAACAGACTCATGTAGTTGAAGTTTGTTTTTAAGTAACTAAAGCCGGATTTAAGCTAATCTCTGTTGTTATTTTAACTTTCTAAACAGCCTATATTGGAAATGCAATCGAATAGAAATAATATCCTCTCATTTGATGGAGATTATGGGACGAAGGGAATGGCTACAACCTCAAGAGCACTGAGGACCCCAAGGTACTAACTATCTAACATATAATGTTTCATTTTTCTCTACTTAGCATACATGCATCAAGTTCTTAAGTAAGTTGCCTATCTTGTATTTGTGCACAGAGATAACGCAAGAACAATCACATCGTTGCCTGTATCTCCTTGTTCAAGCCCCTTAAGATACGGTCCAGCACACAGGAGTTGTTTTCTTTCTCCTCCTCATCCAGCTTATCAGTTTGTAGGACAGAGTGGTCATAACTTAGGCGACTTCTCTGGGAACACATCAAGACCAAACCCGAGATACACTCATGATCCTTGGCTTGAAACGCCACAACTAAAAGTACAAACACCAGGCACCTCGCCAAGGACAAGACCTATTTGAGATTATTGTAAATAGAAGTAGGGTAGAGTATCATCAATGTTCCACTCCCTATTTTGGTAAATCTGGCAAATACATTAACTTAAAAAGGATACTCGGAATGGTGAATATATGGGGGACGGTGGGACTTTTGTTGCATGGGAAAAGATGAAGCTGGTAGAATGTATTTTATATTGTAACAACATATATATATTGTTGATTATTTTTGGTTGTATATGGAAGGTGATGACTTTCATTTGTAACGTTGACGATGTTGTATACTACTAGTTCATCAAAGTAGTCAAATACCATTACCAATCATCAGAGTTTAGCTACAGATTGGAAGCTTCATTTTGAAGCAGGTATGAATCGAGGGGTGAGGGAGTGGGGCATGTATTGTGCCTTTGCACGGAGACATGCTTCGTAAAAGAGGGGTGATCATGTCTGCAAAAAGATGATCAACAAGAATGGGTTTTGCCTTGTGTGACGTAGAGGGGGAAAACAGGGTCGTGCTTTGATGTCTGCAAATGTCACGTTGGGGACCGTACATGCGACTCATCTAGTCATCTTGTCTGTCACGTTAGCAAGTGGCATTGAATGAGGATATAAtataaatgaatgaatgaatgtggCCATTCATATTTATAACCAGACAAAGTTAGCATTGTTCCAGATAAGAAAGGCGGCTCCATGAATAACGTGCCTTGAAAATGTCTCCTCTCTTTTCGTTGCTTTTTATACAGTAGCTGAGATTATGTCCGTAGGATCCACTTCGGTTCGACTTTAATAATTTTGTTTGATTTGTCTTTTAAGATttttagattatattttaattatttttttaaaaatttatataatattttttaaactatttttaatacaaattatttagtaaaaaattaaataaggGTGTCACATTATTTTGTattcttttctaattatttaatgacatttcaataatttatttctacattgttgaaacataattttagtaatttttaaacTTGAACCTTAAACTTGAaccctaaattcaaaattttgaaccCCAAAATTGAATCTCGAATCCTAAATCTAAAACCCAAACTCTAAAACTTgataactttatttttattattttattgatatatttagATGGATTGGAAATTTGCCCATAATATTAATATCAATTTGCACTGGACTTGGTTGAATTTTTCTCATATAACTTTGCGGGCAAAAATATCTTTTCTATTGTGATACTTATTGATACATACATTGATGTTAATGTTtaccaaaattttgaaattatattttcatacataTAAATCCATATTTAGTTTCTTAATAGAATATATAATTTAACCATCtccaaatataattttaatatacatatatgttaatattatatattttaactgATTTAATTTATCATAATACGGATTTGGAGATATAAGATTTGAATTTCTTTTTACGTATTTGGATAAAATTTAGGATTCAAACCAATATATTAGCTTTATTTTTAGATAATATATTTAGATAtctttagttttaaaatttttatttaaacaaaatatttataCTTCTTAAATCCAAATATTTAGTGATTTGGATATCAAGCAAATAATTTAATCAACTTGAACCCAAATTGAATATTGATACTTGAACTTAATGCAAATAATATACAGTTTCGAACATTAAACTAGATTTGAGGTTTTAGATTTAAATCATTcgggtttttattttctttttttaatcgGAAGTAAGGATAGGGTTATTAGGAATTGAACTCAAACTCTAATGTTATAAAACGCAATAGAATTGTCACTTGATCAAAAGGTTAATGGCATAATTTGATTATTTCTAATTCTTCTATGTTTTTAAATATGTGTTTTAATCACGTGACCACTTTTTTCCCGTTATTTTTATcaaatgatttgacatgatatatCTTTTAAAAACTTATGATTCCATTACATGCAATGGCAGAGTCAGAAAATTTTTTTTGgtggaattaaattgtatatttttacgatagtaaaaatgtaattttaccattttaatagtctatatatttataatttttaaaagattcaatcaaatttttatttaaattgtatatttttactaatttaaaatttgataaattataaaGGTCCTTAATGAAaattttttccattttaggggtAAGACCCCTCGCTCTGCCACTGATGACATGTGCTTATTgaaatttttaagtttaatttgacaaatattatacaactttctttttctttgtcatTTTTCTTCAATGTGCAaaaaatattgtatatatatttataaccaCATCACATGTCTGAAAAAGACAAGCTATTTGATggaatttgtgaaaaaaaaaagtttacttGAGGGAATACAAATTATCAAATTAAAGTAGGACTAAAATGGTTGAAAATGCATAGTATAAGGACTTTCCCACAATTTGACCCAAAATTAGAATAAGAGAATTTTACAGTTCAAGTAGAGGTCCCTATGTTAGTAACAGAATTTCATTTTAATCCCTCTACTACAAGTTAACGGTTTAAATCAATTCTTGTACAttaataaattgtttaaattagGACGTTGTTGCAAATTTTCTGTTAAATCAATATATATACAACCAAATGACGAcatatcatatttttattaaaatggacGGCTAATATGATTTTTTTATGATATGGATTACTTCATTTTATATGCCACGTCAATAAATGtggatattttttttataatccctttaattatattaaaattttaattaatttttatttttcgatTTCTTTatacttttgaaaatttaatgatatttttgttattttaaaaatattactttttaatttttgaaaataattataaatttatcattttttaattttaaaatatttgaagaCATAACATATaatacaaaatatttttataaaaatgtcaTGTCAACGATCTACTTAATAAAAATTGATGTCACCATTTAACCGTACATGTCAATGATTTAATGAAATTTTTGCAACAATGGCTAGAGGAAGAACTTTTGGACTAGAGTTGATCATGGGCCGGGAGACCCGacccggcccgaaggcccgccccggtttgggtaaaaatataggcccgaaaaatgggcttgggcaaaaaaatgaggcccgtttagaaaacgggccgggtctcgggtaagagttttttggcccgggcccggcccgaattatatattaatatatatattttttaatttttaaaattattttaaattttaatataactatttttattatattgttaatttgtgtattgttttaagaattgttttattattatttttatttgttttaatatttgttttatgtttttaaatatatttgatttattatatttttaaatttttttatttaataaaataagaaaaaaaattaatatgggccgagctcgggcttagtaattttatttcgggccgggcttggataaaattttaggcccatatttggtAGGGCAGGCCTAGTAGATGGACCTAAAATTTTATCttggcccggcccatgatcacctctatttTAGACTCATCATATGTTATTATTGTATTTTTAGAACATTTTTATAAAGAACTTATATTCTTTAgcaattattttaactttaattaaataaattaatttgagataaataataaataaaagagctAATTCTTATAAAACACTCAAATGAAGAAgttaaatctaaaaaaaaactaTCTTTATTTGTTTCATTGGCTTTTATAAAAAGCGGTCACCTCTAAGCCATTCGACAACTTCAGAAGTTCTCTGAAGGAAAGATTTTGAAGACTTTAAGTTCTCTACAATGTCTCAAAAAATCTTGAAGAAATCGAAGAACTCGAAGAAAATTTGATGAATGCCATAGTAGTTTTGAACACAAGCTCTCCCCAATCCGATTCGGTTGCACCAACAAAAAAGAGGCAAAACTTGTTTTAAAGATGAAGTCTTGACGACCCTTTGAGTAGACTCAACCATCCAAGATCAAGTTTCAATGACCATTGAAGCGAACATCATTGATTCAAGATCAAGTCTCAACGCAATTTGAATCAAATTAAATCATATTATCGAGCAAGCATCTCaccaaactcaacttcaagaTCAAGTCTTGACGACCCTTGAACCAAACCACATCTTTCTAAGATCAAGTCTGTATGATTGTTGGATCAAAGCCAAATAGGAGAGAAGAATCAAAtgaattttcattgtaattaagAAATATCCAAATATTGTAACTTCTTTCAAAGTTATCAATAAATTTGACTCTAAATTTTTAAGTTAATATTTGATGCGAAATTTGTGTCTGCATAGTGTTCTAAGTTGGACTATTTCTTAATGTACAAGATTGCTTTAAGCACTTTCTTTTAATAAAGGAAGGACCAAAATGAATTTCCCTATTAATATAAGGGCCTAATAGAATTTGACTTGAATTCTATCGTATCAACTAATCTTAGCCTATACAAATTTGATGCATGCACGGATGAGATGAAACATATTTAGTTAAATTTGCCAAAATCGATAAATTTTCAAGTTTGGAAGATAAGCCAATTTGTAATGTATTTTTGGATGAGATACAAATATTTTTTAGTTTAGATGTCTTTGTACATATGGAAAAACTATCTCTTAGCTTTGCAatatattttgaaatattttatttcgATTTCAGGAGTTTAATTATGATTCTAGACGTAATTAGTATGAGAATTATGAGTTTTGAGCTTTAGGTTAATGTTCATAAGTTGGATTAGATGAAATCAAGGCTCGATTTTACAATAGGCTCGAACTCGATCcactaaatataataaaaatatattattttatattttaataattaaatttaaataaaaatattttcaaaagaatATACTATAAATTTGGGCCAGGCCAGCCCGAGATAAGCACAACCCATTGACAGGTCTATTGCCCTGTAAGAGAGAGTCGGTTTTAAGTAAGTATAATAAAAGCCAGATGCAGCTGATCACTACTCTTCTTCGATTCTCAAATTCCAGTTTCCCACTCAATTCCGTAATAAAATACTTCATTTTCCCTCTTTTATCTTCCTTCCTGTGGAAGCTTTGAGGGAAGAAAATCCAAATATAAAGAGCCCCAAATTCACATGAATTTTCCCAGccataatcaaataatcatcaaGCAGAGATGCCAATCGAAATGCCCAAAGGGCTGCCTTTCTCAGTGGAcacgttcagtccatcttcgaagagAAAAAGGCACCATTTCTTGACCCATGCTCATAAAGATCATACTTCTGGCATTTCCTCTCACTTTTCCTAtccaatttattcaactcatctcACCAAATCCCTTGTTCTTCTACACTATCCTCAGGTTTTGCCTTTTTCTTTATCATGGTCTTGGAATTTGGAGAATATTTTTTTTCTGTTAACTgatccttttctttcttttttttttcgtgGTTTGGCAGCTTGATGATTCTTTGTTCGTGGGAATTGAAGTAGGGGAATCCATTGTTATCAACGACCCGAATGGGGAATTTCAGGTTACAGCTTTTGATTCTAATCATTGTCCTGGTAATTTATTCATTTGATTGATTTCTTGgtctattttgtttttttttatcgaTTTATTATTTGGGAATTCTTTGTTGATTACCTGTCAGCATTGGGTTGTTTGAAATTTGATTGTTGTGATATGGCTTTAAGTTAAGAATTTTCTTTTATAGGGTTCATGTATGGCAACAATTATAGAATTTTGTCCTTGCTTATGCAAACAAAATACTAAAGGACTCTGTCTGattgttatttatttatcttaattTTCAAAAGCAACAAGGCAACAAGTGTGTTTGGATGCTAGAGTGAATTCTATagttttgagaattaaaattttagttggcttgacatttatttgaaaaaaaagaaaagatgttgCAATCAGTTTTA contains these protein-coding regions:
- the LOC108458775 gene encoding mitogen-activated protein kinase kinase kinase 3-like, encoding MPGWWGKKSSKNKEDSPRNQTPRGTSVGFLKFSPTKTDSTTAAASGKKKAPAATTDDKNNNYPKGCDDGGGLVFSTRSSPRVSRDFGVGGGAVVSGSGSSGFSGFDSDSGEKRGIPLPTPSVSSLQSDHVVGLGSGSPSVCSFSSSGSSEDNQIPNDPVQFIAYRSYNDMRGQGENRSNVRSRSPGPRSRGPTSPTSPLHHRLSGVSLESPTGKKEDGKSMCHKLPLPPGSPTSPSALPNTRTSGVSENTPCTLSKWRKGRLLGRGTFGHVYLGFNSESGQMCAIKEVRFVSDDQTSKECLKQLNQEINLLNQLSHPNIVRYYGSELGEETLSVYLEYVSGGSIHKLLQEYGAFKEPVIQNYTRQILSGLAYLHGRNTVHRDIKGANILVDPTGEIKLADFGMAKHISACGTMLSFKGSPYWMAPEVVMNTNGYNLAVDIWSLGCTILEMATSKPPWSQYEGVAAIFKIGNSKDVPEIPDRLSNEAKSFIRLCLQRDPSARPTAFQLLDHPFIRDQATTRVANISITKDAFPYTFDGSRTPPILEMQSNRNNILSFDGDYGTKGMATTSRALRTPRDNARTITSLPVSPCSSPLRYGPAHRSCFLSPPHPAYQFVGQSGHNLGDFSGNTSRPNPRYTHDPWLETPQLKVQTPGTSPRTRPI